A genomic segment from Triticum dicoccoides isolate Atlit2015 ecotype Zavitan chromosome 1A, WEW_v2.0, whole genome shotgun sequence encodes:
- the LOC119285542 gene encoding kiwellin-1-like, which yields MATRPASYALLLVLTTLPLALATSFPHRALLQTCQPSGTIAGESGSCSTENDSECCEDGQRYRTFACSPRVTGRTRASLTLNSFADGGDGGGRSECDEKFHPDSQMVVALSTGWFSGGGRCGKRIVIRAANGRTATATVVDECDSKHGCDEEHNFEPPCANNIVDGSPAVWKALGLDTDDGVVPVTWSDT from the coding sequence ATGGCTACTCGTCCCGCGTCCTACGCGCTCCTCCTCGTGCTCACGACCCTTCCCCTAGCCCTCGCCACCAGCTTCCCACACCGCGCTCTACTCCAGACATGCCAGCCGAGCGGCACCATCGCCGGCGAGTCCGGCAGCTGTAGCACGGAGAACGACTCCGAGTGCTGCGAAGACGGGCAGCGCTACAGAACGTTCGCGTGCTCCCCACGCGTCACGGGAAGGACCCGCGCCTCGCTCACGCTCAACAGCTTCGCCGACGGCGGGGACGGCGGAGGGAGGTCCGAGTGCGACGAGAAGTTCCACCCAGACTCCCAGATGGTCGTGGCGCTGTCGACCGGGTGGTTCTCCGGCGGGGGGCGGTGCGGGAAGCGTATCGTGATCCGGGCCGCCAACGGGAGGACCGCCACGGCCACGGTGGTGGACGAGTGCGACTCGAAGCATGGCTGCGACGAGGAGCACAACTTCGAGCCCCCGTGCGCGAACAACATCGTCGACGGGTCGCCGGCCGTGTGGAAGGCGCTCGGGCTCGACACGGACGACGGGGTGGTGCCGGTCACGTGGTCAGACACGTGA
- the LOC119352924 gene encoding putative ripening-related protein 6 has protein sequence MANTKLVVVGVAILVILLQVSTCAVARHHAKPDPCASEDDSVPGMLHKHKKPHCTSPGRSGGGGGGTPGVMTVNGFQKGQDGGGPSECDGKYHSNGDMIVALSTRWYAGGRRCGKMIRITSKHNGRTVQAKVVDECDSNHGCKTNIVDTSEAVWKALGLDSNIGEVPVTWSDA, from the coding sequence ATGGCAAACACCAAGCTTGTAGTCGTGGGCGTGGCCATCCTTGTAATCCTGCTGCAGGTGTCGACGTGCGCGGTGGCCCGGCACCACGCCAAGCCGGACCCGTGCGCCAGCGAGGACGACTCCGTGCCGGGCATGCTGCACAAGCACAAGAAGCCCCACTGCACCTCGCCGggccgcagcggcggcggcggcggcggcaccccAGGCGTGATGACGGTGAACGGCTTCCAGAAGGGCCAGGACGGCGGCGGGCCGTCGGAGTGCGACGGCAAGTACCACAGCAACGGCGACATGATCGTGGCGCTGTCGACGCGCTGGTACGCGGGCGGACGCCGGTGCGGCAAGATGATCCGCATCACCAGCAAGCACAACGGGCGCACCGTGCAGGCCAAGGTGGTGGACGAGTGCGACTCCAACCATGGCTGCAAGACCAACATCGTGGACACCTCCGAGGCCGTGTGGAAGGCGCTCGGGCTCGACAGCAACATCGGCGAGGTGCCGGTGACATGGTCCGACGCCTGA